In one Terriglobales bacterium genomic region, the following are encoded:
- a CDS encoding MBL fold metallo-hydrolase, protein MPYIQFLGAAGTVTGSKHLINTSTDGPGDGLQVLVDCGLFQGQKEWRERNWQPLPLDAAAIDAVILTHAHMDHAGWIPRLVKQGFRGPVYATPATIDLCGILLPDSGHLQEEEAAFHNKHKTSKHTPALPLYTFAEAQQCLAQFQPVNFGEVKQLRPDFSFRFFRAAHILGSAMTEITLPAHDGPPRKLVFTGDIGRVCSNREAPGKVVGCGPEPAPEPPGVLVMESTYGNRAHPAADARPELARLIREAVARGGTVVVPAFAVERTQKFLFMLKELMESGQVPRVPVHFDSPMAIEAIQIYLKHADEFTPEARALVERYGSPLDWPGFYCDRTQQDSKKLNDARMPMIIVSSSGMVTGGRILHHLMLRLPDPRNVVLFIGFQAPGTRGAIIKSGAKSLRIFSTDVPIRAQVAALEQFSDHADTPELLQWLHTFPQPPRTTYLVHGEPPAAAQLQSAIAKEMKWNVQIAQWMQKVSV, encoded by the coding sequence ATGCCATACATACAGTTTCTCGGCGCGGCCGGCACCGTCACCGGCTCCAAGCACCTCATCAATACCTCCACCGACGGCCCCGGCGACGGCCTGCAAGTGCTGGTCGACTGCGGCCTGTTCCAGGGCCAGAAAGAATGGCGCGAGCGCAACTGGCAGCCGCTGCCGCTCGACGCGGCGGCCATAGACGCGGTCATCCTTACGCACGCGCACATGGACCACGCCGGCTGGATTCCGCGGCTGGTGAAGCAGGGCTTCCGCGGCCCGGTCTACGCCACGCCGGCGACGATTGATTTGTGCGGCATCCTGCTGCCCGACAGCGGCCACCTGCAGGAAGAAGAAGCCGCGTTCCACAACAAGCACAAAACGTCGAAGCACACGCCCGCGCTGCCGCTCTACACCTTCGCCGAAGCGCAGCAGTGCCTCGCGCAGTTCCAGCCGGTGAACTTCGGCGAAGTGAAGCAGCTGCGCCCGGACTTCTCGTTCCGCTTCTTCCGGGCGGCGCACATTCTCGGCTCCGCCATGACCGAGATCACGCTTCCGGCGCACGATGGCCCGCCGCGCAAGCTCGTCTTCACCGGCGACATCGGGCGCGTGTGCAGCAACCGCGAGGCGCCGGGCAAAGTCGTCGGGTGCGGGCCCGAACCGGCGCCCGAGCCGCCGGGCGTTCTGGTGATGGAATCCACCTACGGCAACCGCGCGCACCCGGCAGCGGACGCGCGTCCCGAGTTGGCCCGCCTCATCCGCGAAGCCGTCGCGCGCGGCGGCACGGTCGTTGTCCCGGCCTTCGCCGTCGAGCGCACACAGAAATTTCTTTTCATGCTGAAGGAGCTGATGGAGTCGGGCCAGGTTCCGCGCGTGCCCGTGCACTTCGACAGTCCGATGGCCATCGAAGCCATCCAGATCTACCTCAAGCACGCGGACGAGTTCACGCCCGAAGCGCGCGCCCTCGTCGAGCGCTACGGCTCGCCGCTGGACTGGCCAGGGTTTTACTGCGACAGGACGCAGCAGGACTCCAAGAAGCTGAACGACGCGCGCATGCCCATGATCATCGTGTCGTCGAGCGGCATGGTGACCGGCGGACGCATCCTGCACCACCTGATGCTGCGCCTGCCCGACCCGCGCAATGTCGTGCTGTTCATCGGGTTCCAGGCGCCGGGCACGCGCGGCGCCATCATCAAGAGCGGCGCCAAGTCGCTGCGCATCTTTTCCACCGACGTTCCCATTCGCGCCCAGGTCGCCGCCCTCGAACAGTTCAGCGACCACGCCGACACGCCCGAGCTGCTCCAGTGGCTGCACACCTTCCCGCAGCCGCCCAGGACGACCTACCTCGTCCACGGTGAACCGCCCGCGGCCGCGCAGCTGCAGTCCGCGATCGCGAAAGAGATGAAGTGGAACGTCCAGATCGCGCAGTGGATGCAGAAGGTGAGCGTGTGA
- the rlmB gene encoding 23S rRNA (guanosine(2251)-2'-O)-methyltransferase RlmB: MSVIYGINAVLEAIRARGEAIEYIAAARERHDGRIQRVVDAARAAGVAVRFLPREQVARLAGGEQHQGVAAVVAAKPYADLGELLAAPRGRHRFLVLLDGVEDPHNLGAVLRTADAAGADGVVIPERRAAGVNATVMKASAGAAAHVPVARVTNLNRALEELKRQNIWTVGLDERASQGYDELDYNMDCALVLGAEGHGLHEQLRKKCDFLVRIPMAGQVPSLNVSVAAGVVMYEVARQRRTKVPNAEDATRAKGAE, translated from the coding sequence ATGAGCGTGATCTACGGCATCAACGCGGTGCTCGAGGCCATTCGCGCGCGCGGCGAAGCGATTGAGTACATCGCCGCCGCCCGCGAGCGCCATGATGGCCGCATCCAGCGGGTGGTGGACGCTGCCCGCGCCGCCGGCGTTGCCGTGCGCTTTCTGCCGCGGGAGCAGGTGGCGCGCCTGGCCGGCGGAGAGCAGCACCAGGGCGTGGCTGCCGTCGTCGCGGCGAAGCCGTACGCCGATCTCGGCGAGCTGCTCGCCGCGCCCCGCGGCCGCCATCGCTTTCTTGTTTTGCTCGACGGCGTCGAAGACCCGCACAACCTCGGCGCTGTCCTGCGCACCGCCGACGCAGCCGGGGCCGACGGCGTGGTGATTCCCGAGCGCCGCGCCGCCGGCGTGAACGCCACCGTGATGAAGGCATCGGCCGGCGCCGCCGCGCACGTGCCCGTCGCGCGCGTCACCAATCTGAACCGCGCGCTGGAGGAACTGAAGCGCCAGAACATCTGGACCGTCGGTCTGGACGAGCGTGCCAGTCAGGGCTACGACGAGCTCGACTACAACATGGACTGCGCGCTCGTCCTGGGCGCCGAGGGCCACGGCCTGCACGAGCAGTTGCGCAAGAAATGCGACTTCCTCGTTCGTATACCGATGGCCGGCCAGGTGCCGTCGCTCAACGTTTCCGTGGCCGCCGGCGTGGTGATGTACGAAGTCGCGCGCCAGCGACGGACGAAGGTCCCCAACGCAGAGGACGCAACGCGCGCAAAGGGCGCGGAGTAG
- the trpD gene encoding anthranilate phosphoribosyltransferase, with protein sequence MLEQAIQRIVGQRATLSREEARAAMGEVLAGRASGAQIGAFLAALAMRGETVDEIVGFAEAIRGAATALRFGAAGEAGASTLDASGAGRDALLDASLLDTCGTGGDAAGTFNISTATALVVAGAGVRVAKHGNRSLSSKCGSADVMEALGVSVDLAPEQLAACLEQVGIAFLFAPALHAAMKHVQPVRRELKLRTVFNLLGPLTNPAGASCQVVGVYSDDLVPRLAEALRMLKVTRALVVHGNDGLDEITITDSTRVAELRDGQITLYEVTPEQFGLKRASLADIAGGDAAENAMLIREVLAGGRSARREVVLLNAAAALVAAGRAATLAEGVPLAAESIDSGAARRKLEALVEFTRTKAATAGERAPG encoded by the coding sequence ATGCTCGAGCAGGCCATCCAGCGGATCGTGGGACAGCGCGCCACGCTGTCGCGGGAAGAAGCGCGCGCGGCGATGGGCGAAGTCCTGGCCGGCCGTGCGAGCGGCGCGCAGATTGGCGCGTTCCTGGCGGCGCTGGCCATGCGCGGCGAGACGGTGGACGAGATCGTGGGATTCGCCGAGGCGATCCGCGGCGCGGCCACGGCGCTGCGTTTCGGCGCGGCGGGCGAGGCCGGCGCTTCCACGCTGGACGCGAGCGGCGCCGGGCGCGACGCGCTGCTCGATGCTTCCCTGCTCGACACCTGCGGAACCGGCGGCGACGCGGCGGGCACGTTCAACATCTCGACGGCGACGGCGCTGGTGGTGGCGGGCGCGGGTGTCCGCGTGGCCAAGCACGGCAATCGCAGCCTGAGTTCGAAGTGCGGCTCGGCCGACGTGATGGAGGCGCTCGGCGTCAGCGTGGACCTGGCGCCGGAGCAGTTGGCCGCGTGCTTGGAGCAGGTGGGCATCGCGTTCCTGTTCGCGCCGGCGCTGCACGCGGCGATGAAACACGTGCAGCCGGTGCGCCGTGAGCTGAAGCTGCGCACGGTCTTCAACCTGCTCGGGCCGCTGACGAACCCGGCGGGCGCGTCGTGCCAGGTGGTGGGCGTCTATTCCGACGACCTGGTGCCACGGTTGGCCGAGGCGCTGCGAATGCTCAAGGTCACGCGCGCGCTGGTGGTCCACGGCAACGACGGGCTGGACGAGATCACGATCACCGACTCGACGCGCGTGGCCGAGCTGCGCGACGGACAAATCACGCTCTACGAGGTCACGCCCGAGCAGTTCGGATTGAAGCGGGCGTCGCTCGCCGACATCGCCGGCGGCGATGCCGCGGAAAACGCGATGCTGATCCGCGAGGTGCTCGCCGGCGGCAGGTCAGCGCGCCGCGAAGTGGTGCTGCTGAACGCGGCGGCCGCGCTGGTGGCGGCGGGCCGCGCTGCGACGCTGGCCGAGGGCGTACCGCTGGCGGCCGAGTCGATTGATTCGGGCGCGGCCCGGCGCAAGCTGGAAGCGCTGGTGGAGTTCACGCGGACCAAAGCGGCCACCGCCGGTGAGCGCGCACCGGGCTGA
- a CDS encoding adenylate/guanylate cyclase domain-containing protein, translating to MAGLQRSRRQFVRGALLAATASAAFVLLLAPTGALRWLETGTYDARARYAARSSPPDPRIVIVDIDNVSFENLKNSLSRWPWSRAVWTQLIWYLHRGSPRTIAFDSIFEGKESDAVDSDFAAQVHAAGNVVLAYAFVPTGENTDDPEVARAWQSLDREASAAGARSIGELTPKSEYTVTMPLEQLTQAAAGLGSITALPDSDGATRRMPLAHLFGSHSVPSFPVRVVDAAAGRAKSSGFTREGRSAIADSIRVPIDDEGRLLLAWRRGGSQAYQRVSFWEVICSMYPQNCLPQDRGKYPSAFFRDKIVIIGASATGAYEVRPTPMDAHAPGFIAHATAIDNLLHGDGIRIAPAWVLPLAVVLLAAIGAGILVYISGTVPGAAFALAVAGLYTGAAFAVFSRWHVWLPMAAPLVAYGLAYASSGAVRYATTGRELRRTRGTLDRYIAPQLVEYVLDHLDDIEFGGEKRDLTILFSDVRNFTTLTEASDPLQLISQLNDYLNAMTDVIFKYHGVVDKFIGDGILAHWGAFNPGQNHAELAARAALEMFERLAELNIRWKEQGLPQLDIGVGINTGEVVFGNVGAGKKIEFTVIGDPVNLAARLESLNKEFKAHIIISEFTLARLGDIAQVRSLGGVKVKGKTIETAIYELNGLGQAGASPAAKPAPDAAQTVSARADD from the coding sequence ATGGCGGGCCTTCAGCGATCTCGACGCCAATTCGTCCGCGGCGCACTGCTCGCCGCCACCGCTTCCGCCGCTTTCGTGCTGCTGCTGGCGCCCACCGGCGCGCTCCGTTGGCTCGAGACCGGCACCTACGACGCCCGCGCCCGCTACGCCGCCCGCAGCTCGCCCCCCGACCCGCGCATCGTCATCGTTGACATCGACAACGTCAGCTTCGAGAACCTGAAGAATTCCCTCAGCCGATGGCCCTGGAGCCGTGCCGTCTGGACGCAGCTCATCTGGTACCTGCATCGCGGGAGTCCGCGGACGATCGCTTTCGACAGCATCTTTGAGGGCAAAGAGTCCGACGCCGTGGACAGCGATTTCGCCGCTCAAGTTCACGCCGCCGGAAACGTGGTGCTTGCCTACGCCTTCGTTCCCACCGGCGAGAACACCGACGATCCCGAAGTTGCGCGCGCCTGGCAGTCTCTCGATCGCGAGGCCTCCGCCGCCGGCGCCCGCAGCATCGGCGAGCTGACGCCGAAGAGCGAATACACCGTCACCATGCCTCTGGAACAGCTCACCCAGGCCGCCGCCGGCTTGGGCTCGATCACGGCACTTCCCGATTCCGACGGCGCCACCCGGCGCATGCCGCTGGCGCACCTGTTCGGCAGCCACAGCGTGCCGTCATTTCCCGTCCGCGTGGTGGACGCCGCCGCCGGACGGGCCAAGTCGAGCGGTTTCACGCGCGAAGGCAGGTCGGCGATTGCCGATTCCATTCGCGTCCCGATTGATGACGAAGGGCGGCTGTTGTTGGCGTGGCGTCGTGGCGGTTCGCAGGCCTACCAGCGGGTATCGTTCTGGGAAGTGATCTGCTCGATGTATCCGCAGAACTGCCTGCCGCAGGACCGCGGCAAGTATCCCTCGGCGTTCTTTCGCGACAAGATCGTAATCATCGGCGCCAGCGCGACCGGCGCCTATGAAGTCCGCCCAACGCCAATGGACGCGCATGCCCCGGGGTTCATCGCGCACGCCACAGCCATCGACAATCTCCTGCACGGCGATGGCATTCGCATCGCCCCGGCTTGGGTCCTGCCGCTTGCCGTGGTGCTGCTGGCCGCCATCGGCGCCGGCATCCTGGTGTATATCAGCGGCACGGTTCCTGGCGCCGCGTTCGCGTTGGCCGTGGCCGGGCTCTATACCGGCGCCGCGTTCGCCGTCTTCAGCCGCTGGCACGTGTGGCTGCCGATGGCCGCGCCGCTGGTGGCCTATGGCCTCGCGTACGCATCCAGCGGCGCGGTCCGCTACGCCACCACTGGACGCGAACTGCGCCGCACGCGCGGCACGCTCGACCGCTACATCGCGCCGCAGCTGGTCGAATACGTGCTCGACCACCTCGACGACATCGAGTTCGGCGGCGAGAAACGCGACCTCACGATCCTGTTCTCTGACGTGCGCAACTTCACCACGCTCACCGAGGCTTCCGATCCGCTTCAGCTCATTTCGCAGCTCAACGACTACCTCAACGCCATGACCGATGTGATCTTCAAGTACCACGGTGTTGTGGATAAGTTCATCGGCGACGGCATCCTCGCCCACTGGGGCGCGTTCAATCCCGGCCAGAACCACGCCGAGCTCGCCGCCCGCGCCGCGCTGGAAATGTTCGAGCGCCTGGCGGAACTCAACATTCGCTGGAAGGAACAAGGCCTGCCGCAGCTCGATATCGGCGTGGGCATCAACACCGGTGAAGTTGTGTTCGGCAACGTGGGCGCGGGCAAGAAGATCGAGTTCACCGTCATCGGCGACCCAGTGAACCTGGCCGCGCGGCTGGAGAGCCTGAACAAGGAGTTCAAGGCGCACATCATCATCAGCGAGTTCACCCTCGCCCGGCTTGGCGACATCGCCCAGGTGCGCTCGCTCGGCGGCGTCAAGGTAAAGGGCAAGACGATCGAAACC